The following coding sequences lie in one Kamptonema formosum PCC 6407 genomic window:
- a CDS encoding hybrid sensor histidine kinase/response regulator, whose protein sequence is MSNVNPNKTIPLRLVLIVPFVLQVFAAVGLTGYLSLRNGQKAVNDVSSQLRQEMSDRINLQVLTYLERPYIAGQVFVAQAEDNQLDLKDLTKLERTFWRLVSQDTVEFMQIALADGTSIALENTPKDGIVSRIGRKAILPQREIYSLDNRGQRIALIETQAKYDVPTRPWYKITQEIRKPNWTKPYLGTTNKQASISLSQPIYNDNKELLGVQNNLFRISKIYNFLKKLKVGQTGQTFIIDRAGNLIASSTIETPYIIDAKKKELQQIPAVKSESSAISATAQAILDRFGNFNAITQSQQLDFMLANQRHFVQVSAIQDERGIDWLSVIVVPESDFMAQIDANTRTTILLCLGALGLATILGIYTSRWITSPILKLQKASEAIASGALDQTVEVKGIDELEALAGSFNQMAGQLRTSFTELETRVKERTAELTIAKEAADNANQAKSDFLANMSHELRTPLNGILGYAQILGRAKTLPEKERHGVSIIHQCGSHLLTLINDVLDLSKIEARKLELTPKAIHLPSFLQGVVEICRVRSDQKGIEFIYQPDINLPTGIITDEKRLRQVLLNLLGNAIKFTDKGSITLKVEVIASNATMPLPQLKFQVLDTGVGIASDQVNKLFQEFEQVGDRKRQAEGTGLGLAISQKIVELMGGKIEVESHLGIGSNFYFQVALPIATDWAQKNSVKDGRTIIGYEGQPRHILIVDDRWENRSVLANLLEPLGFTFTEAENGQECLEKARKKLPDLVITDLAMPVMNGFEMLKQLRNSEDIKHLRVIVSSASVSEIDQQKSLDMGGDDFLTKPVDAEELLTLLAKHLQLTWKYDANELSTSDNEESTKEIIPPSAADLQILLELAQDGLLRELAETADKIGKKDRCYQTFIQEVIQLAKQFQTEKIEALIQQHLTNI, encoded by the coding sequence ATGTCTAACGTGAATCCAAATAAAACTATACCTTTACGACTTGTACTAATAGTTCCGTTTGTGTTGCAAGTCTTTGCCGCAGTTGGACTGACTGGCTATCTGTCCCTGCGAAATGGACAGAAAGCCGTCAATGATGTTTCTAGTCAGTTGCGTCAAGAGATGAGCGATCGCATTAATCTGCAAGTTCTAACCTATTTGGAAAGACCTTATATTGCCGGACAAGTGTTTGTGGCGCAGGCTGAGGATAATCAGCTTGATTTAAAAGATCTCACCAAACTGGAACGGACTTTTTGGCGGTTAGTTAGCCAAGATACAGTCGAATTCATGCAAATTGCCTTGGCTGACGGTACGAGTATCGCCTTAGAGAATACACCCAAGGACGGCATCGTTTCTCGTATTGGTCGCAAAGCGATTCTACCTCAGCGCGAAATCTACAGCCTGGACAATCGAGGTCAACGGATCGCCCTGATAGAAACTCAAGCAAAGTATGATGTCCCGACTCGACCCTGGTATAAGATTACACAAGAGATTAGAAAACCAAACTGGACAAAGCCCTACCTGGGTACCACCAATAAGCAAGCTTCAATCTCTCTATCCCAGCCCATATATAACGATAATAAAGAGTTATTGGGGGTTCAAAATAATCTCTTTCGGATTAGCAAGATTTATAATTTTCTCAAAAAGCTAAAGGTAGGTCAAACAGGACAAACGTTTATCATCGATCGAGCGGGCAACCTCATTGCCAGTTCCACGATCGAAACCCCTTACATAATTGACGCTAAAAAAAAGGAACTCCAACAAATTCCTGCCGTCAAGTCTGAAAGTTCTGCAATTAGTGCCACAGCGCAAGCAATCCTCGATCGATTTGGTAACTTTAACGCCATTACACAGAGTCAACAGCTTGATTTTATGCTGGCAAATCAGCGACATTTTGTACAAGTTTCAGCCATTCAAGATGAACGAGGCATTGATTGGTTGAGCGTCATTGTAGTGCCTGAATCAGATTTCATGGCACAAATTGATGCCAACACCCGCACCACTATTCTGCTCTGTTTGGGCGCGTTAGGTTTGGCAACTATTCTGGGTATCTATACCTCACGTTGGATTACCAGTCCCATCCTGAAATTGCAAAAGGCAAGTGAAGCGATCGCCTCTGGTGCTCTTGACCAAACAGTGGAAGTCAAAGGTATTGATGAATTAGAAGCACTGGCTGGTTCTTTTAACCAAATGGCAGGACAATTGCGAACTTCCTTTACAGAACTAGAAACTCGTGTAAAAGAACGCACAGCCGAACTCACTATTGCCAAAGAAGCAGCCGATAACGCCAACCAAGCCAAGAGCGATTTTCTAGCCAATATGAGCCACGAACTCCGCACACCTTTGAACGGAATTCTCGGCTATGCCCAAATTCTAGGACGTGCTAAAACTCTACCCGAAAAAGAACGTCATGGTGTGAGTATTATTCACCAATGCGGCTCTCATTTATTAACATTAATTAACGACGTTTTAGACCTTTCCAAAATCGAAGCCCGCAAACTAGAACTTACCCCCAAAGCCATTCATTTACCATCCTTTTTGCAAGGAGTAGTCGAAATCTGTCGAGTGCGTTCAGACCAAAAAGGTATCGAGTTCATTTATCAACCAGATATCAACTTACCCACAGGAATTATAACTGACGAAAAACGACTCCGCCAAGTGCTACTCAATCTCTTAGGAAATGCGATTAAATTCACCGATAAAGGCAGCATCACCCTGAAGGTAGAAGTGATAGCATCAAATGCAACTATGCCATTGCCTCAGCTTAAATTCCAAGTTTTAGATACAGGAGTTGGCATCGCCTCTGACCAAGTAAACAAACTTTTCCAAGAATTTGAACAAGTAGGCGATCGCAAACGCCAAGCTGAAGGCACGGGCTTAGGTTTAGCCATCAGTCAAAAAATTGTAGAATTGATGGGCGGAAAAATTGAAGTTGAAAGCCATCTGGGAATAGGAAGTAACTTTTACTTTCAAGTAGCACTGCCAATTGCCACCGATTGGGCACAAAAAAATTCAGTCAAAGACGGGCGCACAATTATCGGCTATGAAGGGCAACCGCGCCACATATTGATCGTAGATGACCGTTGGGAAAATCGGTCAGTTTTGGCGAACTTGCTAGAGCCTCTAGGGTTCACATTTACTGAAGCAGAAAATGGTCAAGAATGCTTAGAAAAAGCTAGAAAAAAACTGCCAGATTTAGTTATAACTGACTTAGCAATGCCAGTAATGAATGGCTTTGAAATGCTCAAACAGTTACGAAATTCGGAGGATATCAAGCATTTACGGGTGATAGTATCTTCGGCATCTGTATCAGAAATAGACCAGCAGAAAAGCTTAGATATGGGTGGAGATGACTTTCTAACTAAACCCGTTGATGCAGAGGAGTTATTGACTTTACTGGCCAAACATTTACAACTCACTTGGAAATATGATGCCAATGAGTTAAGCACAAGCGACAATGAAGAATCTACTAAAGAGATAATTCCACCATCGGCGGCGGACTTGCAAATTTTACTAGAACTGGCACAGGATGGCTTGCTCAGAGAACTGGCAGAAACCGCTGATAAAATTGGAAAAAAAGATCGCTGCTATCAGACATTTATTCAGGAAGTAATACAATTAGCTAAGCAATTCCAAACTGAGAAGATTGAAGCATTAATTCAACAACATCTCACTAATATATGA
- a CDS encoding trifunctional serine/threonine-protein kinase/ATP-binding protein/sensor histidine kinase gives MNPHPNLSGYQITEELYIGTRTLVYRGIRTNDQQPVVIKLLRNEYPNFNEIILFRNQYTITKNLDFSHIIKPLTLEVYQNSYALVMEDFGGISLSTYRLMAKDASQINKILPIAEFLQIAIQLTVILHYLYQNRIIHKDIKPANILINPDTKEVKLIDFSISSLLPRETQEIQNPNVLEGTLAYISPEQTGRMNRGIDYRSDFYSLGVTFYELLTGELPFVSADAMELVHCHLAKQAITIHDINPQLPLLLSEIVSKLMAKNAEDRYQTALGIKHDLEICLEQLQTTGKIETFKLGQRDISDRFIIPDKLYGREAEVKTLLQAFERVANPPIGGDRGVEIMLVAGFSGIGKTAIINEVHKPIVRQRGYFIKGKFDQFQRNIPLSAFVQAFRDLIGQLLTESDAQIQQWKTQILSALGDNGQVIIEVIPELEIIIGQQPPTPELSGSAAQNRFNLLFQKFTQVFTSAEHPLVIFLDDLQWADSASLNLMQLLIADIGHLLLIGAYRDNEVNPGHPLMLTLSEMQKKQATINTITLAPLNQVTVNQLIADTLKCPESSALPLSQLVFQKTKGNPFFATQFLKALYQDGLIQFTPPTSSDRGEAKGGWQCDIAQVNQLAVTDDVVAFMALQLGKLPTSTQKILQLAGCIGNHFDLATLAIVSEQSEVETAGDLWKALQEGLILPLSDVYKFYQEEENERLVVENENTTKKIAKYRFLHDRVQQAAYSLIPSHQKTATHLKIGQLLQQNLSELEREKKLFDIVGHLNLGIELITQPSECQALAQLNLQAGVKARNSTAYAAARVYLQTGIKLLETNCWQHQYELTLNLYVMAGEIAYLNGDFEGMEQIAELVLQEALTIFDKIKIYEVQIAAQVLQSNVLEAIAVGRKALGELGVELPTEADAAKTSKMLQILTTQLEGRQVEDLIDLPLMTDPTTQAALEVLGILFSPIIQGIPALLPWLSSMMVSLSLRSGNTAASITGYGIHGMVLCAFLEDTSAGYAFGKLALSLLEKFHTQKIKPIVLSLFGCFIQHSQERLDATAPTLKAAYRAGIETGDFLQAGFSLSGQSSNRFFSGEELHSLIQDLADYDVALAQVKQYSAQVYLNLGKQAAENLIELVSQPHCLIGNTYNETLMLPKHQQDHDLIAIAQAYIYKLLLAYYFGNYPDARNYISQAKLCLMAVSASIFVPIFHFYAALTYLALFPTQPESEQAELLDAATTHQKILHQWAQNAPMNHLHKWYLVEAERYRVLGEKFAASECYDRAINLAKEHQFVQEEALANELAAKFYFDWGKQRIAGEYMTNAYYGYTRWGAKAKVTNLETYYPQLLAPILQQIRSPLSTHETLFTLGSVTYTNGVTSSNSSVSVALDLAAILKASQTISGEIELSKLLSSLLSIVIENAGADKCVLMLLRDDRLLIKGSITVGTQPVVLQSLPVDDSQDIPLKLIYKVKHSRQTVVLFDATIDPTLANDPYIIRQQPQSILCSPILNQGQLIGVLYLENNVTVGAFTSDRIEVLNLICAQAAISLENARLYEAAQQALVDLKHAQLTIVQSEKMSALGNLVAGVAHEINNPVGFIAGNIQPALDYINYLLGLINLFQQEYPNYSAVIQKEIEAIDLEYIREDLPKLIGSMQEGVKRIQDISTSLRTFSRADTNHPVACNIHDGIDSTIMILKHRLKANENRPEIKVIKEYGNLPQIECYAGQLNQVFMNLLTNAIDAVEDSNQGRKYTEINNKIIVKTEFLDDKKQAIIRIKDNGIGMSAEVQSKIFNHLFTTKAVGKGTGLGLAIARQIVEEKHQGSITVNSLPSESTVFEITIPVK, from the coding sequence ATGAACCCGCACCCCAATTTATCAGGCTATCAAATAACAGAAGAACTTTATATAGGTACTCGTACCCTCGTCTATCGCGGTATCCGTACTAACGACCAACAACCAGTAGTTATCAAACTACTACGAAATGAGTACCCCAACTTCAACGAAATTATCCTATTTCGCAACCAATATACCATTACTAAAAATCTCGACTTCTCTCATATCATCAAACCACTGACTTTAGAAGTCTACCAAAATAGCTATGCCTTAGTCATGGAAGATTTTGGGGGAATTTCCCTCTCAACTTATCGATTGATGGCAAAAGATGCCAGCCAAATCAATAAAATTTTACCGATAGCAGAATTTCTCCAAATTGCCATCCAACTGACAGTTATTCTCCACTATCTCTACCAAAACCGCATCATTCACAAAGATATTAAACCTGCTAATATTCTCATTAATCCAGATACGAAAGAAGTCAAATTAATTGACTTTAGTATTTCTTCCCTGCTACCACGAGAAACACAGGAAATCCAAAATCCCAATGTCTTAGAAGGAACCTTAGCCTATATCTCTCCCGAACAAACCGGGAGAATGAATCGAGGGATTGACTATCGGAGTGACTTTTATTCTCTGGGAGTGACATTTTATGAATTGTTGACAGGAGAATTACCCTTTGTCTCAGCAGATGCAATGGAATTAGTCCATTGTCATTTGGCAAAACAGGCGATAACTATTCACGATATTAATCCTCAACTTCCCCTGCTTTTGTCAGAAATTGTTAGTAAATTAATGGCAAAAAATGCCGAAGACCGCTATCAAACTGCTTTGGGAATTAAGCATGACTTAGAAATTTGTTTAGAACAATTACAAACAACAGGTAAGATAGAAACCTTTAAACTAGGACAGCGAGATATTAGCGATCGCTTTATCATTCCCGACAAACTCTATGGACGAGAGGCTGAAGTAAAAACTCTATTACAAGCCTTTGAAAGAGTCGCTAACCCCCCTATCGGGGGAGATAGAGGGGTAGAAATCATGCTAGTAGCTGGATTTTCGGGAATTGGCAAAACTGCGATTATCAACGAAGTTCATAAACCGATTGTCCGCCAACGCGGTTATTTTATCAAAGGTAAATTCGATCAATTTCAACGGAATATTCCTTTGAGTGCATTTGTGCAAGCCTTTCGAGATTTAATCGGACAATTATTAACAGAAAGCGATGCACAGATTCAGCAATGGAAAACCCAAATATTATCAGCATTGGGAGATAATGGGCAAGTCATTATTGAAGTCATTCCAGAACTAGAAATAATTATTGGTCAACAACCACCCACACCCGAATTATCAGGAAGTGCGGCCCAAAATAGATTTAATTTATTATTTCAAAAATTCACCCAAGTTTTTACCAGTGCAGAACATCCATTAGTAATATTCCTTGATGATTTACAATGGGCCGATTCAGCATCGCTGAACTTAATGCAGCTTTTAATAGCTGATATCGGTCATCTTTTATTAATTGGTGCGTACCGCGATAACGAAGTCAACCCAGGACATCCTTTGATGTTGACTTTGAGCGAGATGCAAAAAAAACAAGCAACGATTAATACGATTACTTTAGCACCACTCAATCAAGTCACAGTCAATCAGTTAATTGCTGACACACTTAAATGTCCAGAAAGTTCGGCATTACCTCTTTCTCAATTGGTATTTCAGAAAACCAAAGGAAATCCGTTTTTTGCGACCCAATTTCTCAAAGCATTGTATCAAGATGGACTGATTCAATTCACCCCCCCAACCTCCTCCGATCGTGGGGAAGCTAAGGGGGGATGGCAATGTGACATTGCACAAGTGAATCAGCTTGCGGTTACAGATGATGTTGTGGCTTTTATGGCATTACAGTTAGGAAAACTGCCGACCTCAACTCAAAAGATATTGCAGTTAGCTGGTTGTATTGGTAATCACTTTGATTTAGCAACTTTGGCAATTGTTTCAGAACAGTCAGAGGTGGAAACGGCAGGGGATTTATGGAAAGCATTACAAGAAGGGCTGATTTTACCGCTAAGCGATGTTTATAAGTTTTATCAGGAAGAAGAAAATGAGAGACTGGTAGTGGAGAATGAAAATACCACTAAAAAAATAGCCAAATATAGATTTTTACATGACCGAGTACAGCAAGCTGCTTACTCATTGATTCCCAGTCATCAAAAAACAGCAACTCATCTGAAAATTGGACAATTACTTCAACAAAATTTATCCGAGCTAGAGCGTGAGAAAAAACTATTTGATATTGTCGGACATTTGAATTTAGGAATTGAGTTAATTACTCAACCAAGCGAATGCCAAGCATTAGCTCAACTGAATTTGCAAGCGGGAGTGAAAGCCAGAAATTCTACAGCATACGCCGCAGCCAGAGTTTATTTGCAAACAGGAATCAAGCTACTGGAGACAAACTGCTGGCAACATCAGTATGAATTGACTCTCAATCTGTATGTTATGGCGGGGGAAATTGCCTATTTGAATGGTGACTTTGAGGGCATGGAACAGATAGCAGAATTAGTATTACAGGAAGCACTGACAATTTTCGACAAAATTAAAATTTATGAAGTTCAAATTGCAGCGCAAGTTTTACAAAGTAATGTGTTAGAAGCGATCGCAGTTGGTAGAAAAGCATTAGGGGAATTAGGGGTGGAACTGCCTACAGAAGCTGACGCAGCTAAGACTAGCAAAATGCTACAAATCCTTACCACGCAACTCGAAGGTAGACAAGTTGAAGACTTGATCGATCTGCCATTAATGACCGATCCTACTACTCAGGCAGCCCTAGAAGTGCTGGGAATATTGTTTTCCCCAATTATCCAAGGAATACCCGCTTTATTACCTTGGCTAAGTTCGATGATGGTGAGTTTGTCTCTCAGATCGGGCAATACTGCGGCATCAATTACTGGGTATGGGATTCATGGGATGGTATTGTGTGCTTTCTTAGAAGATACTTCCGCAGGCTATGCTTTTGGTAAATTGGCTCTAAGTTTACTAGAAAAATTTCATACCCAAAAGATTAAACCCATTGTCTTGTCTCTATTTGGCTGCTTTATTCAACATTCCCAAGAGCGATTGGATGCCACAGCTCCGACGCTGAAAGCCGCCTACCGTGCTGGCATAGAAACTGGAGATTTTTTACAAGCTGGTTTTTCTCTTAGTGGTCAAAGTAGTAACAGATTCTTTAGTGGTGAAGAACTGCATAGTTTGATCCAGGATCTCGCTGACTATGATGTAGCTTTGGCTCAGGTGAAACAATATTCTGCTCAAGTATACCTAAATCTGGGAAAACAAGCAGCAGAAAACTTGATTGAATTAGTCAGTCAACCCCATTGCTTAATTGGCAATACCTACAATGAAACATTGATGCTACCTAAACACCAGCAGGATCATGACCTAATAGCAATCGCCCAAGCCTATATCTACAAATTGTTGCTTGCTTACTATTTTGGGAATTATCCAGATGCACGCAATTATATTAGCCAAGCCAAGCTGTGTTTGATGGCTGTATCAGCATCGATTTTTGTGCCGATTTTCCATTTTTATGCTGCTTTAACTTATCTAGCACTTTTCCCCACCCAGCCAGAATCGGAGCAAGCCGAATTACTTGATGCTGCTACCACCCATCAAAAGATTCTGCATCAGTGGGCGCAAAATGCTCCGATGAATCACTTGCATAAATGGTATTTAGTTGAGGCTGAACGTTATCGAGTTTTGGGTGAAAAATTCGCAGCCAGTGAGTGTTATGACCGAGCCATAAATCTTGCTAAAGAACATCAGTTCGTACAGGAAGAAGCCTTAGCTAATGAACTGGCAGCTAAATTCTACTTCGACTGGGGTAAACAGCGCATTGCTGGGGAATACATGACAAACGCCTACTATGGCTATACTCGTTGGGGTGCTAAAGCTAAAGTTACTAACTTGGAAACATATTATCCCCAACTGCTTGCTCCCATCCTCCAACAAATTCGTTCTCCTCTCTCCACTCACGAAACTCTCTTCACATTGGGGAGTGTCACCTACACCAATGGAGTCACTTCTAGCAATAGTAGTGTCTCTGTGGCTTTAGATTTAGCGGCTATTCTCAAAGCTTCTCAAACGATATCAGGCGAAATCGAACTATCTAAATTGCTTTCATCATTGCTTTCTATTGTTATTGAAAATGCGGGGGCTGATAAATGCGTGTTAATGCTGTTGCGAGACGATCGCTTGCTAATTAAAGGTTCAATTACTGTAGGGACGCAGCCAGTTGTTTTGCAAAGCCTTCCTGTTGATGATAGCCAGGACATTCCTCTGAAGTTGATTTACAAAGTCAAGCACAGCAGGCAGACCGTTGTGTTGTTTGATGCCACGATCGATCCGACTTTGGCCAATGACCCTTATATTATTCGTCAGCAGCCTCAGAGTATTTTGTGTAGCCCGATTTTAAATCAAGGGCAGTTGATTGGAGTTTTATATCTAGAAAATAATGTAACTGTGGGGGCGTTTACGAGCGATCGCATAGAAGTCCTGAATCTAATTTGCGCTCAAGCTGCTATCTCTTTAGAAAATGCCCGTTTATATGAAGCGGCACAACAAGCCTTGGTCGATCTCAAACACGCCCAACTCACCATCGTGCAAAGCGAAAAGATGTCAGCACTGGGTAATTTAGTAGCTGGCGTTGCCCATGAGATTAATAACCCCGTTGGCTTTATTGCTGGCAATATTCAACCTGCCTTAGATTATATCAACTATTTGTTGGGATTGATTAATCTATTTCAGCAAGAATACCCTAATTATAGTGCAGTAATTCAAAAAGAAATAGAAGCCATCGATCTTGAGTATATTCGGGAAGATCTACCCAAATTAATCGGTTCGATGCAGGAAGGAGTGAAACGAATTCAAGATATTAGCACTAGCTTAAGAACTTTCTCCCGTGCGGATACCAACCATCCCGTTGCCTGCAATATCCACGATGGGATTGATAGTACCATTATGATCCTCAAACATCGTCTGAAAGCCAATGAAAATCGCCCCGAAATCAAGGTGATTAAAGAGTATGGGAATTTACCCCAAATTGAATGCTATGCGGGACAGTTAAATCAAGTATTTATGAATTTATTGACAAATGCCATTGATGCTGTAGAAGACTCAAACCAAGGGCGTAAGTATACAGAAATTAATAATAAAATTATTGTTAAAACTGAGTTTTTAGATGACAAAAAACAGGCAATAATTCGGATTAAAGATAATGGGATTGGCATGAGTGCGGAGGTACAGTCGAAGATTTTTAATCATTTATTTACGACGAAAGCAGTTGGGAAAGGTACAGGATTGGGATTAGCGATCGCACGGCAGATCGTTGAAGAAAAACACCAAGGTAGCATCACTGTCAATTCTCTCCCTAGTGAAAGTACTGTGTTTGAGATCACTATCCCTGTTAAATAA